One Penicillium oxalicum strain HP7-1 chromosome III, whole genome shotgun sequence genomic region harbors:
- a CDS encoding Protein bli-3 has product MSTENATINTTTGKQHVDPYKAQNSEDPPLPQKVQDLVDFINQVKFGMLTTKQSDGEYLTSRCMALAATEHGGIDLVFHTNLFSGKTMDLTAHPQETNMSFLDPISGSWASISGTASIVSDPNTVSKYYSPQLKAWIGDMGDGVHDGGPTDPRIGVIKLEAKLATHVASKKGILGRAVDTVKGAIQGNVPPINSIRELSTEELAEFEG; this is encoded by the exons ATGTCTACCGAAAACGCTACGATCAACACTACCACCGGCAAGCAACATGTCGACCCCTACAAGGCGCAGAACTCTGAGGATCCCCCATTGCCACAGAAGGTGCAGGACCTCGTCGACTTTATCAACCAGGTCAAGTTTGGCATGTTGACCACCAAACAATCGGATGGAGAGTATTTGACCTCACGCTGCATGGCTCTGGCCGCCACT gaACACGGCGGCATTGACCTCGTCTTCCACACCAATCTCTTCTCCGGCAAGACTATGGATTTGACCGCTCACCCCCAAGAAACCAACATGTCCTTCCTGGACCCCATCAGCGGATCATGGGCTTCCATCTCCGGCACCGCATCCATCGTTTCAGACCCTAACACCGTCTCCAAGTACTACTCTCCTCAATTGAAGGCCTGGATCGGCGACATGGGCGATGGCGTCCACGATGGTGGCCCAACCGACCCCCGTATTGGTGTGATCAAGTTGGAAGCCAAGCTCGCCACGCATGTCGCCTCTAAGAAGGGAATCCTGGGTCGCGCCGTGGACACGGTCAAGGGCGCGATTCAAGGCAACGTGCCTCCCATCAACAGCATTCGTGAGCTGAGCACGGAA